The genomic stretch GTCCATGGCTGCCACGGTATCGTGGATGGAGCACGGGCCCACGACTACCATCAAGCGGTGATCCTCGCGGTCTAGAATGCGTTCCACCGCCGCGCGCCCCTCCAGTACCACGCGCTCGGCGCGCTCGGTCAAAGGCAGCTTGAGCTTGATCTCGTCGGGTGTGGGCAGTACTTCCTGCGCCGCGACGTTGACGTTGTAAACCAGCTTCTCGTCCATCATCGATTCCTGAAGTTTATTTCCGGTCCCCGATTCTACGCAATCGCGCGCGCGGGCGGCAACGCTAAACCGAAGCAAGTGCCTGCCGATAACTCGGGCTGTGCCCACGAATATTGCGAAATCCATGCGAGCCATGCCCCTGTCCTTTGTCCTTCTGGCCAGTTTCTGGGCCGGGTTTGCCATTGCTGCGTCTTGGTCCACAGTTGCCCGTAACGGCGAATCCGTGGTGGAAATCGACTCCGGCAGCCTCACCCGAAAGGGGCAGACGGTGCGCGCCTGGAGCCGCCAAGTCTACGGCGAGGACCAACCTTTGCCCTTGGGAGATCCGCCCTTTCGCGCTGTACGCTACCTCTACAGCTATGAATGCGGCAAGCGTTCCGCCCTATTGATCCGGCGCACCTACGTCAACGAGCAAGGCGAACCCATCAAGGACCAATTGCTCGAAGGCCTCGAAATGGCCAAGGACATCGTCCCCGGCACGTTGCAAGAGCGTGTTTACGATCAGGCATGCAAGGCAGCCAAGGAGACGGTGGCGCAGAAGGGGCCGGCGGCGAAGGCCACGGCTGCGGATGGGCAGAAGCCCACGGGCAAACCCAGCGCCGCACTGGCGAAGGAGGGGAAAGACGATCCCTTGGCCGAGCCCGCGAATGCCGAACCGGCCAGCGATGGGACGGGCCACGATGAGCCACAACCTGAACACGCGAAGTCCAAGCTCCCCGCCAAGTCGCCCTCCAAGCCGGCGAGCAAACGCGCCAAGCCCATGCTGGTTGCCAAGGCCAAGGCCGCGAAGGAAGAAGAAGCGCCCTCGGCCGGTCGTGCAGAGGCCGCCGAGAGCGAGCATGAGGCCGGTAGCCCTGCCAATGAGCAGAGCAAGTCCGAGAAGGTGGCGGTGGCCGAGAAGAAATCCAAACACGACGAAGAGTGCGACAACTGCGAAGACGGCGAAGCGGCCGCCGAGGACAAGCCAAGCACACCTTTGCCCCCCCGCCCGCTGGTAAAACCATTGTGGCGGGTTGTTTCAGATCCCGATCGCGGCTTGATTTACGAATTCGCCACCCACAGCGGGGCAGCGGCGAAAGCGAAGGAATTTGCCGAGGATCGCGTGGCGCGAGGGTATAATTATTGTACATTTATTAATTATTATTGATGCGAATAGTGATAATAATTTATGTGAAAAATCCATTGTTCGTTACGACTGGGGCTGGAGATGAATATGCGCTTCTTTAGGCTTGCGCTTTGCCTTGCTCTTCCAGAGCTATTGGCTGGCTGCGGGACCTTTTTCGGCAAGACTGATTGGGACTACCAGGGCAACAATGGCCCGCAGAACTGGGGGAAGCTCAGCTCGGAGTTCGCCGCCTGCGCAAGCGGAAAGTACCAATCGCCCATCGACATCAAGGATGGCATCCGGCTCAGTCTGGAGCCCGTCGAGTTCGATTACAAGCCCAGCCAGCTACGGATTTTGGATAATGGCCACACGGTGCAGGTCAATTACGCCGAGGGCAGCTCGATCACCGTGAGTGGAGAAAAATACACCCTTACGGAGTTTCACTTCCACAAGCCCTCGGAGGAGCGCATCGCGGGCTTGGCCTTCGACATGGTGGCGCACCTAACGCACAAGAACGGGACCGGGCAACTGGCCGTGGTGGCGGTGATGCTGCGAAACGGCGCCCCCAATCCGCTGATACAGACACTTTGGACGCATCTGCCGCTACAACAGGGTAAGGAAGGCGGGCCGCCGAACGTGAAGATAGATGCTGCCCAATTGCTGCCCGCCGACCGTTCTTACTACACTTTCATGGGGTCGCTGACGACGCCCCCTTGCACAGAGGGCGTGTTGTGGCTGGTGATGAAGAACCCCATGCAGGTCTCGCGCTCCCAGATCGCCGCCTTCGACCATTTGTACGAAGCCAACGCCCGTCCGTTGCAACCAGCCAACCGGCGGCTCATCAAGGAATCGCTGTAAAGCCGGATGCCGTGGCGCAATCGCCGCGGCATCCGGCTTACTTCATCTTCGAATAGGCGGTCGGCGCGAGGAACATATTCTCTATGTGCTCCACCAAGGGGCCATTCTTCTCGGTCTCCGCGCGCGCGCTGAGCCAAGCGGGGTCGGTGGCGAACACATTCCACTTACGCTCGCGGTCCGCCATGCTCTCCCATTCCAGGATGTAGTAGAGCGCGTTGTTGCTGGGCCCCACGGCAACGGTCCAAAAGCCCACCTGCTTGATGCCGTGCTTTTCCCACATCTTGAGCGTGATGTTGGCGAAGCGGTTATTCAGATCGGGCAACCGGCCGGGGACCGCATGATAGATACGCATTTCGTAGAGCATGAACTCCTCCTATGAAGTAGGTGACGGATTCGCGAGTATGACAGAGGGCGGGCACCGAATTCGGTTGGAATTTCCAGGGCCGTACCTAAATTAGCCTGGAGGGAAGTCTCTCTAGGGTATACTTTTCATGAGTAATCAATGATATAAAGCTTTTGATCATTTTTGGTCACGCCCCATTCTTTGTTGCGCCCCGTTTCGATTGCAGCAAGTTTCAACCGAGGTTCCAGATGCCGATATACGAATACCGTTGTACCGCTTGCGGAGTAACGCGAGACATTCTCCAGAAGCTCTCCGATCCTCCCGCCACAGAGTGCGCGAGTTGCGGTAAGCACGCGCTCGCCAAGCAAGTCACCGCCGCCGGGTTTCAATTGAAGGGTTCCGGCTGGTACGCCACCGATTTCAAGAACAGCGGCGCCAAGCCCGCCGAGAAGAGCAAGTCTTCGGACAATGGCTCCGGCGACTCGGGTGCCAAGTCCAGTTCAGAGGGCAAGGCCCCGGACAAATCATCCACGGACTCCTCCAGCAAAGCGCCGGCGGCGTCCGCGCCCGCGCCCGCGGCGGGAAGCTCAACCTCCGAGTGACATGACCGGGTGAAGAAGTACCTCATCACCGGGTTGCTGATTTGGATCCCCCTGGTTATTACCATGTGGGTTCTGAGTCTGGTTGTCACCACCATGGACCAGAGCCTGCTGCTTTTGCCCGAGGCTTGGCGGCCCTCCACATGGATTGGCGTGCATGTTCCCGGCTTCGGGGTGATACTCACCCTGCTCGTGATTTTCTTGACGGGCATGCTCGCGGCCAACATTCTTGGCCAGCGGCTGGTGGAATTTTGGGAGAGCCTGCTGGCCCGGATTCCCGTGGTGAAAACCATCTACACCAGCGTGAAGCAAGTGTCCGATACGATTTTCTCCAGCAAGGGCGAGGCTTTTCGCAAGGCGGTGCTGGTGCGTTTTCCCCACAAGGATTCGTGGACCGTGGGTTTTCTCACGGGGGCGCCGGGGCATGAAATCACGCGCCGCCTCGGGGCGGGACATGTCAGTGTATTCGTTCCCACCACGCCCAATCCAACGTCGGGTTACATGATTATCGTGCCCAAGGCCGATACGGTGGAACTCGATATGAAAGTGGACGAAGCGCTCAAATACATCGTCTCCATGGGCGTGGCAGGGGCGCACGCTCAATCGCAAGCGCCGCGAAGCCATACAATCGCGCTCTAGGCAACAGACCTTTCCTTCATTGCCCGCCCCATTGGGGACGGGCTTAATTTTTAGAACAAGAAGTTTTCATGCGCACTAATTATTGTGGTTTCATCGACCGGGCCTACCTCGGCCAAACCGTAACGCTATATGGCTGGGTGCACCGCCGCCGCGATCACGGTGGCGTCATCTTCATCGATTTGCGCGACCGTGAAGGGCTGGTGCAGGTGGTGTGCGATCCCGATACGAAGGAAGCTTTCGCCACCGCCGACCGCGCGCGTAGCGAATACGTAATGCAGATCACCGGCCGCGTGCGTCCCCGGCCCGGGGGAACCGTCAACCCCAACTTGCGTAGCGGCGAGATCGAGGTGCTGGCGAAGGACATCGCCATCTTGAATCCATCGCTTCCCGTGCCTTTCCAGATCGACGACGAGAATCTCAACGAGAACGTGCGCCTGGAGCACCGCGTGCTCGATTTGCGCCGCCCCGACATGCAGCGCAATTTGCGCTTGCGTTACAAGGTGGCGCTGGCTGTGCGCAAGTTTCTCGACGAGAAGGGCTTCATCGACATCGAAACGCCGATGCTCACGCGTTCCACGCCCGAGGGCGCGCGCGACTATCTGGTGCCAAGCCGCGTGCATCCCGGCGAGTTCTTCGCCCTGCCGCAGTCGCCCCAGTTGTTCAAGCAATTGCTCATGATCGCGGGCTTCGACCGGTACTATCAAATCACGAAGTGTTTTCGCGACGAAGATCTGCGCGCGGACCGCCAGCCCGAATTCACGCAGATCGATATCGAGACCTCCTTCCTCGGCGTGCCCGAGATCACCGCCATCATGGAAGAGATGGTGGGCGTGGTGTTCAAGGAAACCATCGGCGTGCAATTGCCGCACCCCTTTCCGCGCATGACCTACGCCGATGCCATGGCCAAGTACGGTTCCGACAAGCCGGACTTGCGAGTGTCCCTGGAGATCACGGAACTCACCGATGCCATGAAGGAGGTGGAGTTCAAGGTGTTCAACAACGCCGCCAACATGGCGGGCGGGCGCGTGGCGGCGCTGCGCATTCCCGGCGGTGGCAACCTCCTCACGCGCGGCGAGATCGACGGGTTCACTCAATTCGTCGCCATCCACGGCGCCAAGGGATTGGCCTATATCAAGGTGAATGAGGTGGCCAAGGGCCGTGAGGGCTTGCAATCGCCCATCGTCAAGAATCTCTCCGATGCCGTGCTCAAAACGATCATCGAACGCACCGGCGCGCATGATGGCGATGTGATTTTCTTCGGCGCGGACAAGGCCAAGGTGGTGAACGAATCCCTGGGCGCCTTGCGCGTGAAGATCGGCCACGAGAAGGGCCTCGCGGTGAAGGAATGGCGGCCCTTGTGGGTCACGGACTTTCCCATGTTCGAGTGGAACGAGGAAGAAAAACGCTGGGATGCCTTGCACCACCCCTTCACCTCGCCGCAAGACGGCCACGAGGCTTATCTCGAATCCGATCCAGGCAAGGCCATCTCCAAGGGTTACGACATGGTGCTAAACGGCTGGGAGATCGGCGGGGGGTCCGTGCGTATTCACCGGCAAGAAGTGCAAGCGCGTGTATTCAGCGCGCTCAACATCGGGCCCGAGGAGCAGCGCAAGAAATTCGGCTTCTTATTGGATGCCCTGCAATACGGCGCGCCGCCCCATGGCGGTCTCGCGTTCGGATTGGACCGCATCGTGACCTTGATGACTGGCGCGACTTCCATCCGTGACGTCATCGCCTTCCCGAAAACCCAGCGCGCACAATGCTTGCTCACGCAGGCGCCCAACGAAGTGGACGAACGGCAATTGCGCGAACTGCACATCCGCATTCGTAAGCCGGAGAAGGCGTAACAGCCCTTGTTGTTTGCGCGGCTGCTATTGCTGGCAATATCGATCCACGGCTCCCGCTCGGGGGCCGTGGATGTCTTGACCAACAACTACGACAACCACCGAAGCGGCGCGAATCTGGAAGAGTCCATGCTCGACACGGCCAATGTCTCTCCGGAAACTTTTGGCCGCTTGTTCAGCTATCCGGTTGATGGCCCGGTCTTCAGCCAGCCCTTGATCGCGACTGGCGTTGAAATACCCGGGCAGGGCGCGCGCGACGTGGTCTACATCGCCACCGCCAATAATTCGGTATTTGCCTTCGATACGCAAGGCGAGGGCAAGGTACTGCTGTGGAAGCGCACCTTTGCGCAATTGCCCGGTGGGCGCGCAGCTATGGTGAGCGGAATTCTGAGCACGCCGGTCATCGATCGCGGCACCAGCTCGATTTATGTGGTCACCGGTTTCATGGATGGTTCCGAGGGCAAGTTCGTCTTGCACGCCTTGGACCTTGGCAGCGGCGCGGAGAAACACTTCGGCCCCGCGTTGATCCAAGGTTCGGTGAAAATCGATTCCACCGTCGTGCCTTTTCATCCCACCAACAAGCGCATCGCCGTTCAGCGTGCCGCGCTCGCCATCGCGCAAGGAAGACTTATCGTGGCCTTCGGCGGAGATTTCTTCGAGGGTTGGGTCTTCTCCTACGACAAAAATGACCTGCAAGCCGCGCCCCGCGCCTTTTGCACGATTTGCGCGAGCCGTGTGAGCGCCATTTCAAAAATCGATTATTTGGACGCTCACTGCATCCTCTTGGGACCCGGTGGCGGCATCTGGCAATCGGGACGCGGACCTGTCGTCGGAGACGACGGAACCGTCTACTTCTTCACCGGCAACAAGCAGCACGTCATCAAGGATGGCTGCAAGATACTGCCCAGCAATAATGCGTGCTCGCAGTGCGCCGGGCCGCAAGAATGTACTTGCAAGGTAAACCGCTCCGCTGGCGTGTGCCGTGGCCACGATGCCTGCCACGCGAACCAAGCGCGCGACGAGCGCCAATTCGATACGCACGATTCCTTGATCGCGCTCACCCCGGCACTGGATCTGGTGGGATGGTACCGGCCGGAGAATTGGAACGCCTCCGGGGTCAACGGCCTCGAATACAACGACCTGGATTTGGGGGGCTCCGGGCCCTTGCTCATTCCCGGTACCTCACGGCTGGCCGGCGGGGGCAAGCAAGGCGTCATGTATCTACTGGATATAAAACCAACCACGGAACCTTGCCAGCCATCGCTGGGGAGAAATTGCATAGCCGCGCGCGCGCTCCAGAGCTTTCAGGTGGCACCCATTCCGCTCCGGCCCAACGAGTATTACCGCCATATCCTCGGCGGCCCCGTGCTATGGGCCCGCCATGGCCAGGCAGGGGGCGCGCGCATGTTTGTGTGGCGCGAGAACGATACCCTAAGAAGTTATGCGGTCTCGGATGCGTTCGAAGGCTGCGACCAGAACAATCCCGCGCCCACGACGTCCCACGATTGTCCAGCCCTGGCGCGCAGCGAGGACTACATCGACCATCACCCTGGCGGGATTCTCGCGCTCTCCGCTCATGGTGGCGAGCCCTCATCCGCCATCGTGTGGGCCGCCAAGCACAACTCCATGAGCGGCCCGGCCAAACTCATGGCCTTCAAGGCATCGCCGGATGCGGCGGCCCCAGGGCAACTGGCGAAGATATGGGACAGCAGTTATTGCGAAGGCGATGCCTTGGTCGCGGGATCGGAGTTTGTGCCGCCTACCGTGGCCAATGGCAAGGTATATCTAGCCACCGGAGCGGGCCGGGTGGAAGTGTTCGGATCGATCCCTAAACGCGAATGCGTGCGGCAGGCATTGCCGGCGAATTTTGGCCCGATGATGCAGTAGAAGATCCATTCGGGGCATCGGCAACAGCATGCTCGGCTAGCGCTCTCCCGCATCCGCGTCCTTGGCCCGTTGCTGGGTTTGAGCCATGGCATGGCCGATTTTCTGTTGGGCTTGTTCCATGGTTTTCTTTCCCTGTTCCGCCTCCTGCTTCTTGGCGGCACCAACCGTGGCGGCGGTGGTGGCGGTTTCCAGGCCGCAGCCAGAGAGCGTTAAGAGAAGCATGGTGGCAAGGGCCTTGGTCATGAGGTTTCTCCGTGATGGGACAGTGGTACTTACCCGTTAAGGAGCCCCTCGTACAGCGAGAGATCTTCCTTCGAGAAGCAGCAGAAGGTAATTTCGGAGAGGGAACCGGGCGCTTGAATGAAATTTGATGTCACCCATCATGGCCTTCAGAGTGGTCATTAGTCCCTCGTCCGCGCTGCTTGCGTTGTAAGACAATATAGACCATCTCCAAAATTCTCATTTATCAATGCCCGCTTTGGGTTGATAATCCGCGCCTTTTCCTAGCCAACCGGACTCCCATGCGGTTTCGTTTTCCGATCGTCGTCATCGACGAGGACTTCCGTTCCGAGAACACCAGTGGTTTGGGGATTCGGGCCTTGGCCAAGGCCATCGAGGCCGAGAATGTCGAGGTCATAGGCGCCACCAGCTACGGCGACCTTTCCAGTTTCGCGCAACAGCAAAGCAA from Betaproteobacteria bacterium encodes the following:
- a CDS encoding carbonic anhydrase family protein; protein product: MNMRFFRLALCLALPELLAGCGTFFGKTDWDYQGNNGPQNWGKLSSEFAACASGKYQSPIDIKDGIRLSLEPVEFDYKPSQLRILDNGHTVQVNYAEGSSITVSGEKYTLTEFHFHKPSEERIAGLAFDMVAHLTHKNGTGQLAVVAVMLRNGAPNPLIQTLWTHLPLQQGKEGGPPNVKIDAAQLLPADRSYYTFMGSLTTPPCTEGVLWLVMKNPMQVSRSQIAAFDHLYEANARPLQPANRRLIKESL
- a CDS encoding NIPSNAP family protein — protein: MLYEMRIYHAVPGRLPDLNNRFANITLKMWEKHGIKQVGFWTVAVGPSNNALYYILEWESMADRERKWNVFATDPAWLSARAETEKNGPLVEHIENMFLAPTAYSKMK
- a CDS encoding zinc ribbon domain-containing protein; this translates as MPIYEYRCTACGVTRDILQKLSDPPATECASCGKHALAKQVTAAGFQLKGSGWYATDFKNSGAKPAEKSKSSDNGSGDSGAKSSSEGKAPDKSSTDSSSKAPAASAPAPAAGSSTSE
- a CDS encoding DUF502 domain-containing protein; translated protein: MKKYLITGLLIWIPLVITMWVLSLVVTTMDQSLLLLPEAWRPSTWIGVHVPGFGVILTLLVIFLTGMLAANILGQRLVEFWESLLARIPVVKTIYTSVKQVSDTIFSSKGEAFRKAVLVRFPHKDSWTVGFLTGAPGHEITRRLGAGHVSVFVPTTPNPTSGYMIIVPKADTVELDMKVDEALKYIVSMGVAGAHAQSQAPRSHTIAL
- the aspS gene encoding aspartate--tRNA ligase encodes the protein MRTNYCGFIDRAYLGQTVTLYGWVHRRRDHGGVIFIDLRDREGLVQVVCDPDTKEAFATADRARSEYVMQITGRVRPRPGGTVNPNLRSGEIEVLAKDIAILNPSLPVPFQIDDENLNENVRLEHRVLDLRRPDMQRNLRLRYKVALAVRKFLDEKGFIDIETPMLTRSTPEGARDYLVPSRVHPGEFFALPQSPQLFKQLLMIAGFDRYYQITKCFRDEDLRADRQPEFTQIDIETSFLGVPEITAIMEEMVGVVFKETIGVQLPHPFPRMTYADAMAKYGSDKPDLRVSLEITELTDAMKEVEFKVFNNAANMAGGRVAALRIPGGGNLLTRGEIDGFTQFVAIHGAKGLAYIKVNEVAKGREGLQSPIVKNLSDAVLKTIIERTGAHDGDVIFFGADKAKVVNESLGALRVKIGHEKGLAVKEWRPLWVTDFPMFEWNEEEKRWDALHHPFTSPQDGHEAYLESDPGKAISKGYDMVLNGWEIGGGSVRIHRQEVQARVFSALNIGPEEQRKKFGFLLDALQYGAPPHGGLAFGLDRIVTLMTGATSIRDVIAFPKTQRAQCLLTQAPNEVDERQLRELHIRIRKPEKA